A region from the Leptospira venezuelensis genome encodes:
- a CDS encoding PaaI family thioesterase has product MKSTVRENLSFGSSPDNPDGLQLKITFDEDTKTAYGDYTVPEKFQGSPDVIHPGIIATILDEIMAKINEAMNFKTTTGELTIRFLQPAQVNQPLHLRGWFVKKNKKVIENRAEIENEIGKIVARGKGKYIELDS; this is encoded by the coding sequence ATGAAATCAACGGTTCGGGAAAACCTGAGCTTCGGGTCTAGTCCTGACAATCCGGACGGTCTTCAGTTAAAGATCACCTTTGATGAGGACACTAAAACCGCTTACGGCGACTACACGGTTCCTGAAAAGTTCCAAGGGTCTCCGGACGTGATCCATCCCGGAATCATCGCCACTATTTTGGACGAAATCATGGCCAAAATCAACGAGGCGATGAATTTTAAAACAACAACTGGCGAGTTGACGATCCGTTTCTTACAACCTGCACAAGTAAATCAACCTCTGCATTTACGTGGCTGGTTCGTTAAAAAGAACAAAAAAGTGATCGAAAACAGAGCCGAAATTGAGAACGAGATCGGTAAAATCGTTGCCCGCGGTAAGGGCAAATACATCGAACTCGATTCCTGA
- a CDS encoding peroxiredoxin encodes MPQVTSLAPDFKAEAVIGQQIKEIKLSDYKGKWVVLFFWPLDFTFVCPTEIIEYDAKLDDFKKIGAEVLGVSVDSAFTHLAWKNTPRKQGGLGDIKYPLIADITKSIARDYGVLLEGGVALRGTFIIDPAGVIRQSTINDLPVGRNIDEAIRLVKAFQYVEKHGEVCPANWDEGKKTMKADPEKSKEYFSAVN; translated from the coding sequence ATGCCTCAAGTTACTTCACTCGCACCGGACTTTAAAGCAGAAGCCGTGATCGGCCAGCAAATCAAGGAAATCAAACTTTCCGACTATAAAGGAAAGTGGGTTGTTCTATTCTTCTGGCCCCTCGACTTCACTTTCGTTTGTCCTACTGAAATCATCGAATATGATGCAAAATTGGACGACTTCAAAAAAATCGGAGCGGAAGTTCTGGGAGTTTCCGTAGACAGTGCTTTTACTCACCTTGCATGGAAGAACACTCCTCGTAAACAAGGCGGATTAGGAGATATCAAGTATCCTCTAATTGCAGACATAACCAAGTCAATCGCAAGAGACTATGGAGTTCTTTTAGAAGGCGGAGTGGCTTTAAGAGGAACTTTCATCATCGATCCAGCTGGAGTGATTCGTCAGTCTACTATCAATGATCTTCCTGTAGGAAGAAACATAGATGAAGCGATTCGTCTGGTAAAAGCTTTCCAATACGTGGAAAAACACGGCGAAGTTTGCCCTGCAAACTGGGACGAAGGAAAGAAAACTATGAAAGCGGATCCAGAAAAGTCCAAAGAATACTTCTCTGCGGTAAACTAA
- the sufB gene encoding Fe-S cluster assembly protein SufB, with translation MAQALEIISDEDRYYRADNFPKGLTRKVVESISHIKNEPAWLTEFRLEAFKVYESKPMPGWGFFPNFKVDIDEYVHYIGANHKKKKSWDEVDPEVLKSFERLGIPEHERKYLAGIEAMEDSETVYANVKKELTDLGIIFCDIDTAIREYPDIVRKYIGTVVSIGDNKFSALNSAVFSGGSFAYVPKGVKTPMPLQAYFKVSAASSGQYERTLLIAEDGAELEYSEGCSSVQDKGTNFHTAVVELIAHKNSKIFYTTIQNWKKNMYNWTVKRGLCHEAAHITWTDVNIGANTIKYPGIILQGDNSTGDILSLAFAGSGQIQDTGARIIHVGKNTRSNILAKGVSLDGGINSYRGLVKFTTGSSNAYSHVKCDGLMMDDRSQSHAYPYNDVTGQNGTLNYEATVSRIDEDQLFYLQSRGLSEDDAKLLIINGFCEGVTKHLNVEYSVEMTRLIRMILEDGKVISEHSDSSVS, from the coding sequence ATGGCACAAGCACTTGAGATCATTTCCGACGAAGATAGATATTATCGTGCGGATAATTTTCCCAAAGGACTTACACGCAAAGTGGTGGAGTCCATCTCCCATATTAAAAATGAGCCTGCTTGGCTTACTGAATTCCGCCTAGAAGCATTTAAAGTTTATGAAAGTAAACCTATGCCTGGTTGGGGATTTTTTCCTAACTTCAAAGTGGATATAGACGAGTATGTGCATTATATAGGCGCAAATCATAAGAAGAAAAAATCCTGGGACGAGGTGGATCCTGAAGTATTAAAAAGTTTTGAAAGACTTGGGATTCCCGAACATGAAAGAAAATACCTGGCTGGTATCGAAGCCATGGAAGATTCAGAGACTGTTTACGCTAACGTCAAAAAAGAACTTACCGATTTAGGAATTATTTTCTGCGATATAGATACTGCTATTCGTGAATATCCGGATATCGTTCGCAAATATATCGGAACTGTTGTTTCTATCGGAGATAATAAATTCTCTGCATTGAACTCCGCAGTTTTTTCAGGTGGATCATTCGCTTACGTTCCTAAAGGAGTGAAAACTCCTATGCCTTTACAGGCTTATTTCAAAGTAAGTGCTGCTTCTTCTGGTCAATATGAAAGAACTCTCTTGATAGCAGAAGATGGAGCAGAGTTAGAATATTCGGAAGGATGTTCTTCAGTGCAAGACAAAGGCACAAATTTCCATACTGCTGTTGTGGAGCTGATTGCTCATAAGAATTCCAAAATATTCTACACTACTATCCAGAATTGGAAAAAGAATATGTATAACTGGACAGTGAAACGTGGTCTTTGTCATGAAGCAGCTCATATCACCTGGACAGATGTGAATATCGGTGCAAACACAATCAAGTATCCAGGAATCATATTACAAGGTGATAATTCTACAGGTGATATTCTATCCTTGGCTTTTGCAGGTTCAGGTCAGATCCAAGATACTGGCGCGAGGATTATCCACGTAGGTAAAAACACTCGCAGTAATATTTTAGCAAAAGGTGTTTCCTTGGATGGTGGGATCAACTCTTACAGAGGTTTGGTAAAATTCACCACTGGATCTTCTAACGCATATAGCCATGTGAAATGTGATGGTCTCATGATGGACGATCGCTCTCAATCTCATGCCTATCCTTATAATGATGTGACCGGTCAGAATGGAACCTTGAACTATGAGGCGACAGTTTCTCGTATCGATGAGGACCAACTCTTCTACCTTCAATCCAGAGGACTTTCAGAAGACGATGCAAAACTTCTGATTATCAACGGTTTCTGCGAAGGTGTGACTAAACATTTGAACGTGGAATATTCCGTAGAGATGACAAGGCTTATCAGAATGATCCTGGAAGACGGGAAAGTTATTTCCGAACATTCGGATTCTTCCGTTTCCTAA
- a CDS encoding tetratricopeptide repeat protein — MQRVLGIFLVVGLILAGFQIFSPDGAASSNETENASSPVKPEEQGVKKETSPSAVLFWITAALSSFLDQLEKESASRNAPAEVLTDQELKELFQQGLDSYNAAEYENAISQYDRYLAVNPKDSSAFYNRGLSKYYLNRYTESETDFDSAYSLDSKDLDALFYRGLSRFGLERKEEGLEDMNKAINSGLIKSYAFAERSIQLSILGKTKEGLADAKKSVQLEPEYTRAIFALGFANYASGKYKESIDSYSKVLKILPDDSTSYFNRGLGYAALKRKAESCRDYKKAWDLGYADAEKEYKDSCK, encoded by the coding sequence ATGCAGAGAGTATTGGGTATTTTCCTGGTGGTTGGTTTGATCTTGGCGGGGTTTCAGATCTTTTCTCCGGATGGGGCAGCTTCTTCTAACGAAACTGAAAACGCGAGTTCTCCGGTAAAACCCGAAGAACAGGGAGTAAAAAAGGAAACTTCTCCAAGCGCAGTGTTATTTTGGATTACTGCTGCTCTCAGTTCTTTTCTGGACCAGTTAGAAAAAGAATCAGCAAGCCGCAATGCCCCTGCTGAAGTTCTAACGGACCAAGAATTGAAGGAACTTTTCCAACAAGGTTTAGATTCTTATAATGCAGCTGAATACGAAAATGCAATTTCCCAGTATGATCGTTATCTCGCCGTAAATCCTAAAGATTCTTCTGCATTCTATAACCGTGGCCTCAGCAAATATTATCTGAATCGATACACCGAATCAGAAACTGATTTTGATTCAGCTTATTCTTTGGACAGCAAGGATCTTGATGCATTATTTTATAGGGGATTAAGCCGTTTTGGCCTGGAAAGAAAAGAAGAAGGCTTAGAAGACATGAATAAGGCTATCAATTCTGGTTTGATTAAGTCGTATGCATTTGCTGAAAGATCGATCCAGCTAAGTATATTAGGAAAAACGAAAGAAGGTCTGGCGGATGCTAAAAAATCCGTACAATTAGAGCCAGAATATACAAGAGCGATCTTTGCCTTGGGATTTGCAAATTACGCTTCCGGAAAATATAAGGAAAGTATAGACTCTTACTCCAAAGTTTTGAAAATTCTGCCGGACGATTCCACCTCATATTTTAACCGTGGTTTAGGTTATGCTGCCTTAAAAAGAAAAGCGGAGTCCTGCAGAGATTATAAAAAAGCCTGGGATCTGGGCTATGCGGACGCAGAAAAAGAATATAAGGATTCTTGCAAGTGA
- the rlmN gene encoding 23S rRNA (adenine(2503)-C(2))-methyltransferase RlmN yields the protein MSDSEIKENVTGKIPVKGHTLEELTQIVSELGERPFRAKQIYNGLYANRYESWEEFSTIGKDLREKLKEKFSFSNISVAKHLKSVDGTQKFTFESVPGSGKEFESVWIPSGDGGRKTICISSQIGCTLNCKFCATAKLPYMGNLKAGEIIDQILQVEKIVGDRATNIVFMGMGEPMHNYFNVMRAAKLLHDGEALGMGAKRITISTSGVVNGIRRFIDNKEPYNLAISLNHPDPNGRKEIMDIEEKFALPELLDAALEYTKVLKRRITFEYVMIPGVNMSAEDAKKLVKIARRLDCKINVIPLNTEFFGWRRPTDQEIDEFLRHLEPAGVPILNRRSPGKDINGACGMLAAKS from the coding sequence ATTTCCGATTCAGAAATAAAGGAAAATGTAACTGGAAAAATTCCGGTTAAGGGTCATACATTGGAGGAACTCACTCAGATTGTTTCCGAGTTGGGTGAAAGACCTTTTAGAGCTAAACAAATTTATAATGGATTATACGCAAATCGTTACGAGTCCTGGGAAGAATTTTCCACGATCGGAAAGGATTTAAGGGAAAAATTAAAGGAGAAGTTTAGCTTCTCCAATATCAGCGTCGCAAAACATTTAAAATCTGTGGACGGCACTCAAAAATTCACTTTTGAATCTGTCCCTGGAAGTGGAAAAGAATTCGAATCAGTATGGATTCCTTCCGGAGATGGTGGAAGAAAAACGATCTGTATTTCTTCGCAAATAGGCTGCACCTTAAATTGTAAATTTTGTGCTACAGCTAAACTTCCCTATATGGGAAATTTAAAAGCAGGGGAGATCATTGATCAGATCCTCCAGGTAGAAAAGATCGTAGGTGATAGGGCCACAAATATAGTGTTCATGGGAATGGGTGAACCAATGCATAATTACTTTAATGTAATGCGTGCGGCGAAACTTCTTCATGATGGAGAAGCACTTGGAATGGGTGCAAAAAGAATTACAATCTCCACTTCAGGAGTAGTAAATGGAATTCGTAGATTTATAGACAATAAAGAGCCTTATAATCTTGCAATCTCTCTCAATCATCCTGATCCAAACGGACGGAAAGAGATCATGGATATAGAGGAGAAGTTTGCTCTTCCCGAACTTTTGGACGCTGCTTTAGAATATACCAAAGTTTTAAAACGTAGGATCACATTTGAGTATGTAATGATCCCAGGCGTGAATATGAGTGCAGAAGACGCCAAAAAATTGGTGAAGATCGCAAGAAGACTGGACTGTAAAATAAACGTAATCCCATTGAATACTGAGTTCTTTGGTTGGAGAAGACCCACAGACCAAGAGATAGACGAGTTTTTACGTCATTTAGAACCTGCTGGAGTTCCTATTTTGAATCGAAGGTCCCCTGGAAAAGACATCAACGGGGCCTGCGGAATGCTCGCCGCAAAAAGTTGA
- a CDS encoding Cys-rich protein translates to MRLSFLSTLFLFSFIMIGTTDCKDPYQQKCQEICGFFTSCVEKQFESKGPIDASKKSFMQIECESGCLREQGYAMPCYESEKTCTGFTRCLMESGLMD, encoded by the coding sequence ATGAGGCTGTCCTTCCTTTCGACCTTATTCTTATTTTCTTTTATTATGATCGGGACCACCGATTGTAAAGATCCCTACCAACAAAAATGCCAAGAGATCTGCGGATTTTTCACCTCTTGTGTGGAGAAACAATTCGAATCCAAGGGACCCATTGATGCTTCCAAAAAAAGTTTCATGCAGATTGAATGTGAATCCGGATGTTTGAGAGAACAAGGTTACGCAATGCCTTGTTACGAATCCGAAAAAACATGTACCGGATTTACACGTTGCCTCATGGAATCCGGTCTCATGGATTGA
- a CDS encoding ArnT family glycosyltransferase, with product MNFVQDGKNASFVKYSVWFLLAVAVLPLFLTFPLDVIDIDSSQYAEIGREMTDSGNWFFIRDNGRRYLDKPILTFWKISSAFTLFGQNNYAFRLPAILMTLLSLWGVFTITKLYSGNIKRAWISVFLYALSPGLYAMVVDPKIDVYVTPYIILVFAFYYLGTKKNSAYYYAMYLAMGLGFITKGPIAVVIPGIGIGGDILFRRDWKRLLGMKLFPGGILAILPPLLWSIPLYLEFNTYGPYFFLWVQSFGRFYIKMYDQKFNPLFFYSNFSWAFGIFILPFLLWIGSNFVGFVREKGKGLFANIRKNEWKDQDFVPAFWLFLFLFLISFSKYQLPQYIYWCLPAGAVVGSGFLLKLIESPEGSLSFAGKILVYLTSLGFVFAGILFPILVLDVPISYYVWVAIYLGIAAIVLLYFKMNAVLGTLVVSVSFFFTLVSLYAYPLLVSYQPSKEVGEIIQEAEPGKEKFLMFGVPASKRSYAFYSKRITRTLFDPEVLFEALQKDGERMILISEKYLPHFDEFTANRVDLDIFAEYESYKVATPEFGFFLKSKRDSLTTKVYLGKIRFKPGKETAAANSK from the coding sequence ATGAATTTCGTTCAGGACGGGAAAAACGCCTCTTTTGTGAAATATTCTGTATGGTTCCTTTTGGCAGTAGCTGTTCTGCCTTTATTTCTTACATTCCCTCTGGATGTGATTGATATCGATTCTTCCCAATATGCAGAAATTGGAAGGGAAATGACTGACAGTGGGAATTGGTTTTTTATCAGAGATAATGGTAGAAGATACTTGGACAAACCGATCCTCACTTTCTGGAAGATCAGTTCTGCTTTTACTCTTTTTGGTCAGAATAATTACGCATTCCGCTTGCCTGCGATCTTAATGACACTTCTCTCTCTTTGGGGAGTGTTCACTATTACCAAACTATACTCAGGAAATATTAAGCGTGCCTGGATCTCTGTGTTTCTATACGCATTATCTCCTGGATTATATGCAATGGTGGTGGATCCTAAGATAGATGTATATGTAACTCCTTATATCATCTTAGTATTCGCTTTTTATTATTTAGGGACTAAAAAGAATTCCGCCTACTATTACGCGATGTATCTTGCTATGGGACTTGGCTTTATAACAAAGGGCCCGATTGCAGTTGTGATCCCTGGAATTGGAATTGGAGGGGATATTCTTTTCAGAAGAGACTGGAAACGACTTTTGGGGATGAAACTTTTCCCTGGCGGAATTTTGGCAATTCTTCCTCCTTTATTATGGTCTATACCTTTATATTTAGAGTTTAATACTTACGGACCTTATTTCTTCCTTTGGGTACAATCATTCGGTCGTTTTTACATAAAAATGTACGACCAAAAATTCAATCCTCTATTCTTCTATTCCAATTTCTCTTGGGCGTTTGGGATTTTTATATTACCTTTTTTACTTTGGATCGGATCAAATTTCGTTGGGTTCGTAAGGGAGAAGGGTAAAGGTCTATTCGCTAATATTCGAAAAAATGAATGGAAGGATCAAGATTTTGTGCCTGCGTTCTGGCTTTTCTTATTCTTATTTTTGATCAGTTTTTCTAAATACCAATTGCCCCAGTACATTTATTGGTGCCTTCCTGCGGGAGCGGTTGTAGGCTCCGGTTTTTTACTAAAACTTATCGAAAGTCCAGAGGGTTCTCTTTCTTTTGCAGGTAAAATTTTAGTTTATCTGACTAGTTTAGGATTCGTATTTGCCGGGATCTTATTTCCCATCTTAGTTTTGGATGTCCCAATTTCTTATTATGTTTGGGTAGCTATTTATCTTGGGATCGCAGCGATCGTTTTATTGTATTTCAAAATGAATGCGGTGCTTGGGACCCTGGTTGTATCCGTCTCCTTCTTCTTTACTTTGGTAAGTTTGTATGCATATCCATTACTTGTTTCTTACCAACCTTCTAAGGAAGTAGGGGAGATTATACAAGAAGCAGAGCCAGGCAAAGAAAAGTTTCTGATGTTTGGGGTTCCTGCCTCTAAAAGATCCTACGCGTTTTATTCTAAACGTATCACAAGAACCTTATTTGATCCGGAAGTTCTTTTCGAAGCACTTCAGAAAGATGGGGAAAGAATGATACTTATCTCCGAAAAGTATCTGCCTCATTTTGATGAGTTTACTGCAAATCGAGTGGATCTGGATATTTTTGCGGAATATGAGAGTTATAAGGTGGCAACTCCTGAGTTTGGTTTCTTCTTAAAATCTAAAAGAGATTCTTTGACCACCAAGGTGTATTTAGGCAAAATCCGATTTAAACCAGGAAAAGAGACCGCAGCAGCGAATTCTAAATAA
- a CDS encoding M20/M25/M40 family metallo-hydrolase translates to MDFPRSLFLCAILFLFQCVTSPIKNIPIKEENHILSWEKREAETVKILADLIRIKSVRGNEKQVAEYLRSIFEKEGIKTKLISEPGFPDRINLIAELEPSVPSSDKGLILGNHLDVVEADPKEWAEDPFAGTIKDGRIHGRGALDCKGLIAMQIVSFLELKRSAIPLKRKIMFLGLADEESGSERGARFLLKAHPELFKGYGYMLNEGSFGTKGVAIPGSTIFNIQYAEKGNLWLNVRAKGDQGHGSTPSQNYPSLRLLKFLTEVLEYDTEIRISEETEGFFYQLGTISPFPNSFILKNSNIPGLRRLLYGPIRTSRQLSAITRNTKAVSGLKTEEGKGHNVLSSLAEAKLDVRLLPGFDPLEYLKEIQKIAAKYEVEVEPASTVNSDKSTLDSILFQKLSSVATRKIPGSVATPFISPGKTDNAYFRQIGMECYGLIPVLLNEKELTMLHGKNESISVENLKLGTQIIFEILYQMN, encoded by the coding sequence ATGGATTTTCCCCGTTCCTTGTTCCTCTGTGCGATCTTATTCCTGTTTCAATGTGTCACTTCCCCTATTAAGAACATTCCTATAAAGGAAGAAAATCATATCCTGTCTTGGGAGAAAAGAGAAGCAGAAACAGTCAAAATTCTCGCTGACCTCATCCGGATCAAATCAGTAAGAGGAAACGAAAAACAGGTAGCAGAATATCTCAGATCCATTTTCGAGAAAGAAGGGATTAAGACTAAACTTATCTCAGAACCTGGATTTCCGGATAGAATAAATCTAATTGCAGAGTTAGAACCAAGTGTTCCTAGTTCCGACAAAGGTTTAATTTTAGGAAATCATCTGGATGTGGTAGAAGCAGATCCTAAAGAATGGGCGGAAGATCCGTTTGCCGGAACCATTAAAGACGGTAGAATTCATGGAAGAGGTGCCTTGGATTGTAAGGGGCTCATTGCAATGCAGATCGTTTCCTTTTTGGAACTGAAAAGATCTGCTATTCCACTTAAGAGAAAAATAATGTTCTTAGGTTTGGCGGATGAAGAATCAGGAAGTGAAAGAGGAGCGAGGTTCTTACTAAAAGCGCATCCTGAATTATTCAAAGGTTACGGATACATGTTGAACGAAGGGAGTTTTGGAACCAAGGGTGTTGCCATTCCTGGGAGTACTATCTTCAATATCCAATATGCCGAAAAAGGGAATCTTTGGCTGAATGTAAGGGCAAAGGGAGATCAAGGGCATGGTAGCACCCCCAGTCAGAATTATCCAAGTCTCAGGCTTTTAAAATTTTTAACGGAAGTTTTGGAATACGATACTGAGATCCGAATCTCCGAAGAGACCGAAGGATTTTTCTATCAACTTGGGACCATTAGTCCTTTCCCGAATTCATTCATATTAAAAAATTCGAATATTCCTGGCCTAAGGAGATTGTTATATGGACCTATTCGCACAAGCAGACAGCTGAGTGCGATCACTAGAAATACTAAAGCAGTTTCAGGTCTAAAAACGGAAGAAGGTAAAGGTCATAATGTACTTTCTTCCTTAGCAGAAGCTAAATTGGATGTGAGACTTCTTCCTGGATTTGATCCTTTAGAATATTTGAAAGAAATCCAAAAGATCGCGGCAAAATATGAAGTAGAAGTGGAGCCTGCATCTACTGTAAATTCAGATAAATCTACTTTGGATTCAATCTTATTCCAAAAACTTTCTTCGGTTGCGACTCGCAAAATTCCTGGAAGTGTGGCCACTCCTTTTATTTCTCCAGGCAAAACGGATAATGCATACTTTCGTCAGATCGGTATGGAATGTTATGGGTTAATCCCTGTTCTACTAAACGAAAAAGAACTTACCATGCTTCATGGTAAGAATGAAAGTATTAGTGTAGAAAACCTAAAATTAGGGACACAGATTATATTTGAGATTTTATACCAAATGAACTGA
- a CDS encoding lysophospholipid acyltransferase family protein, protein MLVKEARPNPYVRKTRIGSTLVRYIIPYIFLYLFYLPFRILPYRACLIYGRFLVCLLYPLAKKHRKIAYDNISYAFPDYSEEKKKELVWKSFLHIGDLLAGTLFAPRLSRKWMDKYLVYDAESLAIEQKTIQEGVGVVLISGHFGTWEILVQFMGIRMKGGGIYKKVRNPYVDRLIHKLRSKNGIKLVSTEESSQVTKMLKQGYWVGFGSDQNAGKVGIFVDFFNRKASTYQGPALMAYLTGAKMLLYSVLCGEKGKVMVRVKDLGFVDKSAFSDREAAIRHYTEVWTKALEEEVKLYPEQYFWVHRRWRTKPGDFPGQI, encoded by the coding sequence ATGCTTGTCAAAGAAGCTAGACCGAATCCTTATGTTCGAAAAACAAGAATTGGATCTACCTTGGTTCGCTATATTATTCCCTATATCTTTTTATACTTATTTTACCTACCGTTTAGAATTCTACCTTATAGAGCCTGCTTGATATACGGAAGATTTTTGGTATGTCTTTTATATCCGCTCGCTAAAAAGCATCGTAAGATTGCTTACGATAATATTTCTTATGCATTTCCTGATTATTCGGAAGAGAAGAAGAAGGAACTTGTATGGAAAAGTTTTCTTCATATAGGTGACCTTCTCGCTGGAACTTTATTTGCTCCTCGTCTAAGCCGCAAGTGGATGGATAAGTATCTGGTTTATGATGCAGAGTCATTAGCGATTGAACAGAAAACGATCCAAGAAGGAGTAGGAGTTGTTCTGATCTCCGGGCATTTTGGTACTTGGGAAATTCTTGTACAGTTTATGGGAATCAGAATGAAGGGTGGAGGGATTTATAAAAAAGTCCGAAACCCTTATGTGGACAGGCTCATTCATAAATTAAGAAGTAAAAACGGCATCAAATTAGTTTCTACAGAAGAATCTAGCCAAGTTACTAAGATGTTAAAACAAGGTTATTGGGTAGGATTCGGTTCTGATCAGAATGCAGGTAAGGTTGGGATCTTCGTTGACTTCTTTAATCGAAAAGCATCAACCTATCAAGGTCCTGCTTTGATGGCATACTTAACCGGTGCTAAAATGTTACTCTATTCAGTTTTATGCGGAGAAAAAGGAAAGGTCATGGTCCGAGTCAAAGACCTAGGCTTTGTAGATAAATCTGCATTCTCCGACAGAGAAGCCGCAATTCGTCATTATACTGAAGTTTGGACTAAAGCATTAGAAGAAGAAGTGAAATTGTATCCTGAACAATATTTTTGGGTGCATAGAAGATGGAGAACCAAACCGGGCGATTTCCCGGGTCAAATTTAG
- a CDS encoding helix-turn-helix domain-containing protein → MVPAIPIISFTICVFSAFLIFTKRPRYSFDSIYSIFIIFLAAPHLGHLFVHRFDWGPEFLDFTILFPYTYGPLLLLYIRNLTTEGKSFRRVDLLHFVPFVILQCILLFRLFFSNPPEEEFYPHDWHRPSRGFHPNGGLLVTSMLVYSVWTFVLLNRHRKKIVNHFSNIDSIKDLRWMYWSLLLFVVSTGIHFLLEGLLFTDLPPETYEPRFVRGAAVLAFSVFFCWLGVRQTVVYTHRELHAFKEKTLNEEEEVEEERKKYEKSGLREDMIPEFLSKIRNYMESEKPYKDSEFSIDLLSENTEIPRFYITQILSETLETNFYNFVNEYRIKDIISVLENISEERPNFLRLALEYGFNSKSTFNTSFKKVTGKTPTQYLEEISTVSST, encoded by the coding sequence ATGGTTCCTGCGATTCCGATTATCTCATTTACGATCTGCGTTTTTTCTGCGTTTCTGATCTTTACTAAAAGGCCTCGCTATTCTTTTGATTCTATTTATTCAATATTTATAATATTTCTGGCGGCCCCTCATCTTGGACATTTGTTTGTCCATAGATTTGATTGGGGGCCTGAGTTTTTAGATTTTACCATTCTCTTTCCTTATACATATGGCCCTTTATTATTATTGTATATTCGGAATCTAACAACCGAAGGCAAAAGTTTCAGAAGAGTAGATCTCCTTCATTTTGTCCCTTTTGTGATTTTGCAATGTATCCTTTTATTTCGATTATTCTTCTCTAATCCTCCCGAAGAAGAGTTTTACCCTCATGATTGGCATAGACCGAGTAGAGGATTTCATCCGAACGGTGGATTGCTTGTTACTTCTATGTTGGTATATTCTGTTTGGACATTTGTACTTTTAAACCGACATCGGAAGAAAATAGTAAATCATTTCTCTAATATAGATAGTATTAAGGATTTACGATGGATGTATTGGAGTCTACTTCTGTTTGTAGTATCCACGGGCATTCATTTTTTATTAGAAGGTTTACTGTTCACAGATCTTCCTCCTGAAACCTACGAACCTAGGTTTGTTCGAGGAGCAGCTGTATTAGCATTTTCCGTTTTCTTTTGTTGGCTTGGCGTACGGCAGACTGTGGTTTACACCCACAGGGAACTACATGCATTTAAAGAAAAAACATTAAATGAAGAAGAGGAAGTAGAGGAAGAAAGGAAAAAATACGAAAAGTCAGGGCTGCGGGAAGATATGATCCCTGAATTTCTATCTAAGATCAGAAATTATATGGAATCGGAAAAACCGTATAAAGATTCTGAATTCTCCATTGATTTACTTTCTGAAAATACTGAAATTCCGAGATTCTATATAACACAAATATTAAGCGAAACTTTGGAAACAAATTTCTATAATTTTGTTAACGAGTATCGGATCAAAGATATCATCTCTGTTTTGGAAAATATTTCAGAAGAACGTCCTAACTTTTTGAGATTAGCCCTTGAGTATGGATTCAATTCCAAGTCTACTTTTAATACTTCTTTTAAAAAAGTCACAGGAAAGACACCGACACAGTATCTGGAAGAAATTTCCACAGTGAGCTCTACTTAA